In a single window of the Bufo bufo chromosome 5, aBufBuf1.1, whole genome shotgun sequence genome:
- the EEF1D gene encoding elongation factor 1-delta isoform X4 gives MAAPFLSTEKIWFDKCKYDDAEKQYYEHVNLKSAPNCQDQAQSAAAAPSGENGELLSRVASLEHENQNLQKVVKDLQSAISKLESRISTLEKSATSQASAPLPPPVCKLPAPTPARACPPAAAPQLKAEEDDDDDDIDLFGSDEEEDAEAARVREERLRQYAEKKSKKPGLIAKSSILLDVKPWDDETDMAKLEECVRSVQMDGLLWGSSKLVPVGYGIKKLQIQCVVEDDKVGTDMLEEEITKFEDYVQSVDIAAFNKI, from the exons atggcggctccattcctgagcaccGAGAAGATCTGGTTTGATAAATGCAAGTACGATGACGCCGAGAAGCAGTACTATGAACATGTAAACCTGAAGTCTGCACCCAACTGCCAGGACCAAGCAcag AGCGCGGCGGCTGCCCCCAGTGGAGAGAACGGCGAGCTCCTGTCCCGGGTCGCCAGTCTAGAACATGAGAACCAGAACCTGCAGAAAG TGGTGAAAGACCTTCAGTCGGCCATCTCCAAACTGGAAAGCCGGATCAGTACACTGGAGAAGTCCGCTACCTCACAAGCATCAGCCCCACTGCCTCCACCTGTGTGCAAG TTACCGGCCCCTACCCCTGCACGTGCCTGCCCACCTGCCGCAGCCCCACAGCTCAAAGCAGAGGAGGATGATGACGACGACGATATTGACCTGTTCGGTAGCGATGAAGAGGAAGATGCAGAGGCCGCCAGGGTCAGAGAGGAGAGATTGCGTCAGTATGCAGAGAAGAAATCCAAGAAGCCTGGACTGATCGCCAAGTCCTCCATTTTGTTGGATGTGAAACCG TGGGATGACGAGACGGACATGGCAAAGCTGGAAGAATGCGTGCGCTCTGTGCAGATGGACGGGCTGCTGTGGGGCTCCTCCAAGCTGGTGCCTGTGGGCTACGGCATCAAGAAGCTGCAGATCCAGTGCGTGGTGGAGGACGACAAGGTTGGCACAGACAtgctggaggaggagatcaccAAATTCGAGGACTAT GTGCAGAGCGTGGACATTGCAGCTTTCAACAAGATCTAG
- the EEF1D gene encoding elongation factor 1-delta isoform X3 translates to MEQGSEPRDMAAPFLSTEKIWFDKCKYDDAEKQYYEHVNLKSAPNCQDQAQSAAAAPSGENGELLSRVASLEHENQNLQKVVKDLQSAISKLESRISTLEKSATSQASAPLPPPVCKLPAPTPARACPPAAAPQLKAEEDDDDDDIDLFGSDEEEDAEAARVREERLRQYAEKKSKKPGLIAKSSILLDVKPWDDETDMAKLEECVRSVQMDGLLWGSSKLVPVGYGIKKLQIQCVVEDDKVGTDMLEEEITKFEDYVQSVDIAAFNKI, encoded by the exons AGAcatggcggctccattcctgagcaccGAGAAGATCTGGTTTGATAAATGCAAGTACGATGACGCCGAGAAGCAGTACTATGAACATGTAAACCTGAAGTCTGCACCCAACTGCCAGGACCAAGCAcag AGCGCGGCGGCTGCCCCCAGTGGAGAGAACGGCGAGCTCCTGTCCCGGGTCGCCAGTCTAGAACATGAGAACCAGAACCTGCAGAAAG TGGTGAAAGACCTTCAGTCGGCCATCTCCAAACTGGAAAGCCGGATCAGTACACTGGAGAAGTCCGCTACCTCACAAGCATCAGCCCCACTGCCTCCACCTGTGTGCAAG TTACCGGCCCCTACCCCTGCACGTGCCTGCCCACCTGCCGCAGCCCCACAGCTCAAAGCAGAGGAGGATGATGACGACGACGATATTGACCTGTTCGGTAGCGATGAAGAGGAAGATGCAGAGGCCGCCAGGGTCAGAGAGGAGAGATTGCGTCAGTATGCAGAGAAGAAATCCAAGAAGCCTGGACTGATCGCCAAGTCCTCCATTTTGTTGGATGTGAAACCG TGGGATGACGAGACGGACATGGCAAAGCTGGAAGAATGCGTGCGCTCTGTGCAGATGGACGGGCTGCTGTGGGGCTCCTCCAAGCTGGTGCCTGTGGGCTACGGCATCAAGAAGCTGCAGATCCAGTGCGTGGTGGAGGACGACAAGGTTGGCACAGACAtgctggaggaggagatcaccAAATTCGAGGACTAT GTGCAGAGCGTGGACATTGCAGCTTTCAACAAGATCTAG
- the EEF1D gene encoding elongation factor 1-delta isoform X2 produces the protein MAAPFLSTEKIWFDKCKYDDAEKQYYEHVNLKSAPNCQDQAQEDGASTILRDIARARENIQKSLAGSAAAAPSGENGELLSRVASLEHENQNLQKVVKDLQSAISKLESRISTLEKSATSQASAPLPPPVCKLPAPTPARACPPAAAPQLKAEEDDDDDDIDLFGSDEEEDAEAARVREERLRQYAEKKSKKPGLIAKSSILLDVKPWDDETDMAKLEECVRSVQMDGLLWGSSKLVPVGYGIKKLQIQCVVEDDKVGTDMLEEEITKFEDYVQSVDIAAFNKI, from the exons atggcggctccattcctgagcaccGAGAAGATCTGGTTTGATAAATGCAAGTACGATGACGCCGAGAAGCAGTACTATGAACATGTAAACCTGAAGTCTGCACCCAACTGCCAGGACCAAGCAcag GAAGACGGAGCAAGCACAATCCTCAGGGACATTGCCAGAGCCAGGGAGAATATCCAGAAATCGCTGGCCGGA AGCGCGGCGGCTGCCCCCAGTGGAGAGAACGGCGAGCTCCTGTCCCGGGTCGCCAGTCTAGAACATGAGAACCAGAACCTGCAGAAAG TGGTGAAAGACCTTCAGTCGGCCATCTCCAAACTGGAAAGCCGGATCAGTACACTGGAGAAGTCCGCTACCTCACAAGCATCAGCCCCACTGCCTCCACCTGTGTGCAAG TTACCGGCCCCTACCCCTGCACGTGCCTGCCCACCTGCCGCAGCCCCACAGCTCAAAGCAGAGGAGGATGATGACGACGACGATATTGACCTGTTCGGTAGCGATGAAGAGGAAGATGCAGAGGCCGCCAGGGTCAGAGAGGAGAGATTGCGTCAGTATGCAGAGAAGAAATCCAAGAAGCCTGGACTGATCGCCAAGTCCTCCATTTTGTTGGATGTGAAACCG TGGGATGACGAGACGGACATGGCAAAGCTGGAAGAATGCGTGCGCTCTGTGCAGATGGACGGGCTGCTGTGGGGCTCCTCCAAGCTGGTGCCTGTGGGCTACGGCATCAAGAAGCTGCAGATCCAGTGCGTGGTGGAGGACGACAAGGTTGGCACAGACAtgctggaggaggagatcaccAAATTCGAGGACTAT GTGCAGAGCGTGGACATTGCAGCTTTCAACAAGATCTAG
- the EEF1D gene encoding elongation factor 1-delta isoform X1, translating to MAAPFLSTEKIWFDKCKYDDAEKQYYEHVNLKSAPNCQDQAQEDGASTILRDIARARENIQKSLAGLRTVLHSPKEGQAPPPPHHSGPHPSAAAAPSGENGELLSRVASLEHENQNLQKVVKDLQSAISKLESRISTLEKSATSQASAPLPPPVCKLPAPTPARACPPAAAPQLKAEEDDDDDDIDLFGSDEEEDAEAARVREERLRQYAEKKSKKPGLIAKSSILLDVKPWDDETDMAKLEECVRSVQMDGLLWGSSKLVPVGYGIKKLQIQCVVEDDKVGTDMLEEEITKFEDYVQSVDIAAFNKI from the exons atggcggctccattcctgagcaccGAGAAGATCTGGTTTGATAAATGCAAGTACGATGACGCCGAGAAGCAGTACTATGAACATGTAAACCTGAAGTCTGCACCCAACTGCCAGGACCAAGCAcag GAAGACGGAGCAAGCACAATCCTCAGGGACATTGCCAGAGCCAGGGAGAATATCCAGAAATCGCTGGCCGGA CTGAGGACAGTCCTGCATAGTCCTAAGGAAGGCCAGGCTCCCCCTCCCCCGCACCACTCAGGGCCCCATCCT AGCGCGGCGGCTGCCCCCAGTGGAGAGAACGGCGAGCTCCTGTCCCGGGTCGCCAGTCTAGAACATGAGAACCAGAACCTGCAGAAAG TGGTGAAAGACCTTCAGTCGGCCATCTCCAAACTGGAAAGCCGGATCAGTACACTGGAGAAGTCCGCTACCTCACAAGCATCAGCCCCACTGCCTCCACCTGTGTGCAAG TTACCGGCCCCTACCCCTGCACGTGCCTGCCCACCTGCCGCAGCCCCACAGCTCAAAGCAGAGGAGGATGATGACGACGACGATATTGACCTGTTCGGTAGCGATGAAGAGGAAGATGCAGAGGCCGCCAGGGTCAGAGAGGAGAGATTGCGTCAGTATGCAGAGAAGAAATCCAAGAAGCCTGGACTGATCGCCAAGTCCTCCATTTTGTTGGATGTGAAACCG TGGGATGACGAGACGGACATGGCAAAGCTGGAAGAATGCGTGCGCTCTGTGCAGATGGACGGGCTGCTGTGGGGCTCCTCCAAGCTGGTGCCTGTGGGCTACGGCATCAAGAAGCTGCAGATCCAGTGCGTGGTGGAGGACGACAAGGTTGGCACAGACAtgctggaggaggagatcaccAAATTCGAGGACTAT GTGCAGAGCGTGGACATTGCAGCTTTCAACAAGATCTAG